The following are encoded together in the Drosophila takahashii strain IR98-3 E-12201 chromosome X, DtakHiC1v2, whole genome shotgun sequence genome:
- the LOC108055920 gene encoding dual specificity protein phosphatase 3 isoform X1, which translates to MSWRYALLTDRYSSSIGDRYSPHYYQSPSRLETSEQTTGRQLQRVLHYSMAPSRALPGLRRAECAIHDVDCDEVYPGIYIGDAAAAKNKTYLRMMGITHVLNAAEGCRYGQVDTGHSYYRDMPSIRRNHKDCVFRYMGFPMVDAPTTDISRYFYVASKFIDSAISSGGKILVHCLVGMSRSATCVLAYLMICRKMSAVDAIRTVRMRRDIRPNDGFLQQLADLDMELKRKNLYPY; encoded by the exons CTTCTCACAGACAGatacagcagcagcatcggTGATAGATATAGTCCCCACTATTATCAG TCGCCCAGCCGCTTGGAGACCTCCGAACAGACCACTGGCCGCCAGCTGCAGCGAGTCCTGCACTACTCGATGGCTCCTAGCCGGGCACTTCCAGGACTCCGCCGGGCCGAGTGCGCCATCCACGACGTCGACTGTGATGAGGTCTATCCGGGCATCTACATTGGTGATGC TGCGgcggccaaaaataaaacgtaTCTGAGAATGATGGGCATCACCCATGTCCTGAATGCCGCCGAGGGATGTCGCTATGGCCAGGTGGACACCGGACACAGTTACTACCGGGATATGCCCAGCATCAG ACGCAACCATAAGGATTGTGTTTTTAGGTACATGGGCTTCCCCATGGTCGATGCCCCAACGACGGACATCTCGCGGTACTTCTACGTGGCCTCCAAGTTCATCGACAGCGCCATCAGCAGCGGCG GCAAGATCCTGGTCCACTGCCTGGTGGGCATGTCCCGATCGGCCACCTGTGTGCTGGCCTACCTGATGATCTGCCGGAAGATGTCGGCGGTGGACGCGATACGCACGGTGCGGATGAGGCGCGATATCCGGCCCAACGATGGATTCCTGCAGCAATTGGCCGACTTGGATATGGAGCTCAAGCGCAAGAACCTGTATCCCTACTAG
- the LOC108055920 gene encoding dual specificity protein phosphatase 3 isoform X4, with protein MSWRYASPSRLETSEQTTGRQLQRVLHYSMAPSRALPGLRRAECAIHDVDCDEVYPGIYIGDAAAAKNKTYLRMMGITHVLNAAEGCRYGQVDTGHSYYRDMPSIRYMGFPMVDAPTTDISRYFYVASKFIDSAISSGGKILVHCLVGMSRSATCVLAYLMICRKMSAVDAIRTVRMRRDIRPNDGFLQQLADLDMELKRKNLYPY; from the exons TCGCCCAGCCGCTTGGAGACCTCCGAACAGACCACTGGCCGCCAGCTGCAGCGAGTCCTGCACTACTCGATGGCTCCTAGCCGGGCACTTCCAGGACTCCGCCGGGCCGAGTGCGCCATCCACGACGTCGACTGTGATGAGGTCTATCCGGGCATCTACATTGGTGATGC TGCGgcggccaaaaataaaacgtaTCTGAGAATGATGGGCATCACCCATGTCCTGAATGCCGCCGAGGGATGTCGCTATGGCCAGGTGGACACCGGACACAGTTACTACCGGGATATGCCCAGCATCAG GTACATGGGCTTCCCCATGGTCGATGCCCCAACGACGGACATCTCGCGGTACTTCTACGTGGCCTCCAAGTTCATCGACAGCGCCATCAGCAGCGGCG GCAAGATCCTGGTCCACTGCCTGGTGGGCATGTCCCGATCGGCCACCTGTGTGCTGGCCTACCTGATGATCTGCCGGAAGATGTCGGCGGTGGACGCGATACGCACGGTGCGGATGAGGCGCGATATCCGGCCCAACGATGGATTCCTGCAGCAATTGGCCGACTTGGATATGGAGCTCAAGCGCAAGAACCTGTATCCCTACTAG
- the LOC108055920 gene encoding dual specificity protein phosphatase 3 isoform X3, with protein MSWRYASPSRLETSEQTTGRQLQRVLHYSMAPSRALPGLRRAECAIHDVDCDEVYPGIYIGDAAAAKNKTYLRMMGITHVLNAAEGCRYGQVDTGHSYYRDMPSIRRNHKDCVFRYMGFPMVDAPTTDISRYFYVASKFIDSAISSGGKILVHCLVGMSRSATCVLAYLMICRKMSAVDAIRTVRMRRDIRPNDGFLQQLADLDMELKRKNLYPY; from the exons TCGCCCAGCCGCTTGGAGACCTCCGAACAGACCACTGGCCGCCAGCTGCAGCGAGTCCTGCACTACTCGATGGCTCCTAGCCGGGCACTTCCAGGACTCCGCCGGGCCGAGTGCGCCATCCACGACGTCGACTGTGATGAGGTCTATCCGGGCATCTACATTGGTGATGC TGCGgcggccaaaaataaaacgtaTCTGAGAATGATGGGCATCACCCATGTCCTGAATGCCGCCGAGGGATGTCGCTATGGCCAGGTGGACACCGGACACAGTTACTACCGGGATATGCCCAGCATCAG ACGCAACCATAAGGATTGTGTTTTTAGGTACATGGGCTTCCCCATGGTCGATGCCCCAACGACGGACATCTCGCGGTACTTCTACGTGGCCTCCAAGTTCATCGACAGCGCCATCAGCAGCGGCG GCAAGATCCTGGTCCACTGCCTGGTGGGCATGTCCCGATCGGCCACCTGTGTGCTGGCCTACCTGATGATCTGCCGGAAGATGTCGGCGGTGGACGCGATACGCACGGTGCGGATGAGGCGCGATATCCGGCCCAACGATGGATTCCTGCAGCAATTGGCCGACTTGGATATGGAGCTCAAGCGCAAGAACCTGTATCCCTACTAG
- the LOC108055920 gene encoding dual specificity protein phosphatase 3 isoform X2 produces the protein MSWRYALLTDRYSSSIGDRYSPHYYQSPSRLETSEQTTGRQLQRVLHYSMAPSRALPGLRRAECAIHDVDCDEVYPGIYIGDAAAAKNKTYLRMMGITHVLNAAEGCRYGQVDTGHSYYRDMPSIRYMGFPMVDAPTTDISRYFYVASKFIDSAISSGGKILVHCLVGMSRSATCVLAYLMICRKMSAVDAIRTVRMRRDIRPNDGFLQQLADLDMELKRKNLYPY, from the exons CTTCTCACAGACAGatacagcagcagcatcggTGATAGATATAGTCCCCACTATTATCAG TCGCCCAGCCGCTTGGAGACCTCCGAACAGACCACTGGCCGCCAGCTGCAGCGAGTCCTGCACTACTCGATGGCTCCTAGCCGGGCACTTCCAGGACTCCGCCGGGCCGAGTGCGCCATCCACGACGTCGACTGTGATGAGGTCTATCCGGGCATCTACATTGGTGATGC TGCGgcggccaaaaataaaacgtaTCTGAGAATGATGGGCATCACCCATGTCCTGAATGCCGCCGAGGGATGTCGCTATGGCCAGGTGGACACCGGACACAGTTACTACCGGGATATGCCCAGCATCAG GTACATGGGCTTCCCCATGGTCGATGCCCCAACGACGGACATCTCGCGGTACTTCTACGTGGCCTCCAAGTTCATCGACAGCGCCATCAGCAGCGGCG GCAAGATCCTGGTCCACTGCCTGGTGGGCATGTCCCGATCGGCCACCTGTGTGCTGGCCTACCTGATGATCTGCCGGAAGATGTCGGCGGTGGACGCGATACGCACGGTGCGGATGAGGCGCGATATCCGGCCCAACGATGGATTCCTGCAGCAATTGGCCGACTTGGATATGGAGCTCAAGCGCAAGAACCTGTATCCCTACTAG